One Solanum pennellii chromosome 10, SPENNV200 genomic region harbors:
- the LOC114074274 gene encoding bromodomain-containing protein DDB_G0280777-like, translated as NNNNDDDNNNDNKNNNNDNNNNNNNDNNNDDNNNDNNNNDNDNDNNNNNNNNDNSDNDNDNNNNNNNDNNNNNNKNNNNNNNNNNNDNNNNNHNNDNNNDDNNTNNNDNNNNNNNNNNDNNNNDNNNNNNNNDSNNNNDNNNENNNNDNNNNNNNNNNDNNNNDNNNNNNNNDSNNNNDNNNENNNNDNN; from the exons aacaacaacaatgacgacgacaacaacaatgacaacaagaacaataacaatgacaataacaacaacaacaacaatgacaacaacaacgacgacaataacaacgacaacaacaacaatgacaacgacaacgacaataataacaataacaacaacaatgacaacagcgacaacgacaacgacaataacaacaacaacaacaatgacaacaacaacaacaacaataaaaataacaacaacaataacaacaacaacaacaacgacaacaataacaacaaccacaacaacgacaacaacaacgacgacaacaac accaacaacaacgacaacaacaacaacaataacaacaacaataacgacaacaacaacaacgataacaacaacaacaacaacaataatgatagcaacaacaataatgaCAATAACAAcgaaaacaacaacaacgacaacaacaacaacaataacaacaacaataacgacaacaacaacaacgataacaacaacaacaacaacaataatgatagcaacaacaataatgaCAATAACAAcgaaaacaacaacaacgacaacaac